In Candidatus Methylacidithermus pantelleriae, the genomic window CCTCCGTGAGATTAGCCAAATCCCGCTTTTAACGCGGGAAGAGGAGGTAGAACTGGCCAAACGCATTAAGGAAGGGGATCAGGAAGCCCGCCAGAAAATGATCCGTGCCAACCTGCGCTTGGTCGTCAAGATCGCTCATGATTATGCAGGGAGCGGCCTACCCCTTTTGGACCTCATCTCAGAGGGAAACATTGGGCTCATGAAGGCAGTGGACCGGTTCGACCCCGAGAAAGGGGGAAAACTTAGCACCTATGCAGCCTGGTGGATCAAACAATCGATCAAGCGCGCTTTGGCCAATCAAAGCAAGACGATCCGTCTTCCCGTGCATTTGGTGGATAAAATCGCCCGGCTCCGGCGGGTGGCGACTCAATTGGCGGAAGAGTTGGGGCGCGACCCGGCCGACGAAGAAATTGCGGAAGAGCTGGACATGCCTGCTAGCAAGGTGGCGCAGCTGCGGTCGGTCGCCGTGCGTCCTGCTTCCTTAGATGCAGCTATCGGACAGGATGAAGATAGCGCTTCCCTAGGGGAACTGGTTAAGGATGAGACAGCAGAGGACCCCTCGGAAGTGATTCAAAAGGAAAACCTCAAAAAGACCGTGCTGGAAGTCTTGCCCAAGCTGGATGAACGAGAACGAAAAATCCTGGCGATGCGTTTTGGGTTAGAGGGTAACGAGGAGATGACCCTTGAAGAAATTGGTAAACGCTTTAAAGTGACCCGGGAACGTATCCGCCAACTTCAGAATATTGCTCTCAAAAAAATCCGGCGAGAACTCGAAAAAAAGGATCGTAGCACCGTTTCGTGACGCCCCGTTTCCAGAGCACGCTGGAACGACTGAAAGCGAAAATCCGGACCATCCCTGATTTCCCACGAAAGGGGGTGCTCTTCCGGGATATCACTCCTGTACTCTGCGACGGGCAGCTTTTCCGGTTCGTCGTGACGCTCCTTTCGCAGCGTTACCACCGCAAAAATGTTCAAAAAGTGGTCGCCATTGACGCACGCGGTTTTCTTCTAGGGGGTGCGGTTGCCCATGTCCTAGGAGCCGGTGTGGTACCCGTCCGGAAGGGAGGCAAACTTCCTTACAAAAGGTACGAGCTGGCGTACGAGCTCGAATACGGTTCGGAAGTCCTAGCTGTCCATCAAGATGCGATTCTCCCAGGGGAACGGGTCGTTATCATCGATGATGTGCTGGCAACCGGAGGGACCTCAGTCACGACAGCGAAGCTTGTCCAAACCTGCGGCGGCCAGATCCTAGAACTGGCGTTTCTTGTAGAGCTTTTGGGTCTTGGGGGTAGGGAACGACTTGGAAATCTCCCCTACTGTGCCCTCATCCAGCTGTAGTCGCTCCTTGCGGGGGTAAACTGCACATCACGGGCAAACCGTTTTACGCTTTTCCGTCCTAGCTTGCTCAAAAAGACCTACCACTGACAGGCAGTAGCCCTACCCCAAAAGGCTCCCTCCCAGCCGATGCTTTTAGCCGCGGCGTAATTGAAACCGGATCGGGACAGTAACCTCTGATTCCACGGGAATTCCCGCCACCCTCATCGGCCGAAACCGCCAGCATCGCTGGACGCAATGACAGGCTGATTCGTCGAGGTCGCGATAGCCAGAACTTTTTTCGATCCCAACCGAGATCGGTAATCCCTGCGCAGAAACTCGGACCCGAAGAATGACCCTCCCCTCCCGACCTTCCGCCTGCGCTAAGGGCGGATAGGGCGGGGGAGGATTATATAGGTAAGCTGCCCCAATGACTCCGCTTCCTGTACCGGTACCCGTCCCAAGATTTTTGCCAACTCCCATGCCGGACCGGCCAGTCCCCCGAATTGCGACCCTTTTGGCGACTGCCCTTACATGGCTAGGTGGCGACAGATTAGGCTTTTGTTCTTTGGGTGGGGTTATGTCGGGAATTTCGTTCGGTTGAACAGGGGGCGGAACGTCTTGAACGACCGGGGGATTTTCTTCTGGAGGAGCTTCCACCAGCTCAGCGTCTACTTGGGGCGCAGCGTTCGACGTTCCTGCCGATTGTCCACCACTTAGCATCCCAAACTGCGCCTGTTCCACCCACAGCCCCATCCCACCAAAAAGGATCCAGGCATGAAACAGAATGGAAATGCCAGCGGCTAACCAGTCATCTCGGTGCATGATTCGACGTTGAAGGTTTAGCCGTTTGAATCGCAACCCGGTAAATCCCATCCTTCCGTAGGACGTCCAGCACTGTCACAACTTCCTCAAACGGGACATCCTTGTCGGCGTTCAGATAAATTTTGGGATCTTTGAGGGATTTTAACTCGCTAACCCGCCCTCGCAGTTCCTCCAGAGAAACTCGATCTCGGTTCCAATAGAGCTCGCCTCGAGCCGCTACCGTGATCGTGACACGGTCTTTGGGATCGGTCGGAACCGAAGAGCTGGCTTTGGGAAGATGAACCGGAAGCGCCTCATTTCGGATCATCGTGAGCGATACCATCATAAAGGTCGCCAGGAGAAAGAACATGATGTCGATAAAAGGGATAATCT contains:
- a CDS encoding sigma-70 family RNA polymerase sigma factor; translation: MDENDSLLKLYLREISQIPLLTREEEVELAKRIKEGDQEARQKMIRANLRLVVKIAHDYAGSGLPLLDLISEGNIGLMKAVDRFDPEKGGKLSTYAAWWIKQSIKRALANQSKTIRLPVHLVDKIARLRRVATQLAEELGRDPADEEIAEELDMPASKVAQLRSVAVRPASLDAAIGQDEDSASLGELVKDETAEDPSEVIQKENLKKTVLEVLPKLDERERKILAMRFGLEGNEEMTLEEIGKRFKVTRERIRQLQNIALKKIRRELEKKDRSTVS
- a CDS encoding adenine phosphoribosyltransferase, translated to MERLKAKIRTIPDFPRKGVLFRDITPVLCDGQLFRFVVTLLSQRYHRKNVQKVVAIDARGFLLGGAVAHVLGAGVVPVRKGGKLPYKRYELAYELEYGSEVLAVHQDAILPGERVVIIDDVLATGGTSVTTAKLVQTCGGQILELAFLVELLGLGGRERLGNLPYCALIQL
- a CDS encoding energy transducer TonB, translated to MHRDDWLAAGISILFHAWILFGGMGLWVEQAQFGMLSGGQSAGTSNAAPQVDAELVEAPPEENPPVVQDVPPPVQPNEIPDITPPKEQKPNLSPPSHVRAVAKRVAIRGTGRSGMGVGKNLGTGTGTGSGVIGAAYLYNPPPPYPPLAQAEGREGRVILRVRVSAQGLPISVGIEKSSGYRDLDESACHCVQRCWRFRPMRVAGIPVESEVTVPIRFQLRRG
- a CDS encoding ExbD/TolR family protein, translated to MALTRKRGSRRRPRLEIIPFIDIMFFLLATFMMVSLTMIRNEALPVHLPKASSSVPTDPKDRVTITVAARGELYWNRDRVSLEELRGRVSELKSLKDPKIYLNADKDVPFEEVVTVLDVLRKDGIYRVAIQTAKPSTSNHAPR